AAAACGGAAACAGAATAACCTCTGCTCTCAATGTTCATTGCCAGGTTTTTTCCCATAACCGCTAAACCGATAACGCCGATTTGTTGCTTTGCCATAATATAAAAACTTCCCTTCTTCAAGGTAATTTATTTCGCGATAGTCCGCATTGAAAATACCATATTAAGCCCAGTCAAATCAAGCTTTAAACCTATTATAACCTAACTTCGACAAGTGAAGCGTTTACATGCAATAAACTTATTCTTTTCCGTTTTCCCCCATCACATACCGTTGTGCCCAAGCTTTCAAAAAATTAGTTCGAACTGCGAGCGTCGCCACCATCATGGCATCAAAAATTTTCCCTTTATCTTCTACAGAAAATCCATCTTCTGCTCTCAAAAATTGTTCGATTTCCTGCTTAATAATGCTTTCCGTCAATAGATCTGTCTTTTGCATCAATTGCTCATACAAACAAGCATATCCTTGATAAAATTTTAAAGGACTGATGATATCATCGGCCCGCTCCACAGGATTATTGAAAATAGAGCCAAGCACCTTCCTGATCGCTTCAAAATCAAGTAGAACTTTAAGGTCTTTGACAATAAAAAGCAAGGCGGCCTGCTGAACGGAATATTTCCGACCGACTTGAGGGGCACCTATGTATTCTTTTATTTCACGTTTGACCCAGTTTTTCAAAGCCGGCTCTGTATAATGGGCGCTTTCCAGCTGATTGCCGAGCCAAACGATATTGGACATCGTTAAACCGACTTCTTCTTTTTCTTTTTTAAAAGAAATATTTTGGAAACTTTTCGGCATGTCCTGCCTCTTTTCAACAGATAGCGTTCCTTGTTCCATCTTAGCAAGAAACTCCGCTAACTCCATCCGGGTCCACTCTTTTCCCATACCTAAACACACCCTCTTCTTCCGACATTCCTGCATTTATAGTAAAATGGTCAGCCGGTTTCGTCAAATAATGTCAGACACTTTCGTTGAAAAGTTAGACCATTCCATCTATAATAGAGACACGAGAGATAGAGGTTCAAAAGACCTCAAAACATTCAGGAGGAGAAACATGGCAAAACGTATATTCTTTTTTATCCTTACGAACGTACTTGTTTTAACAACGATTTCAATCATCTTTATGGTGACTGGTGCTGGAAACTATATTGAAGATGGCGGAATAAATTTCGGAGCACTTCTAGTATTTAGTGCCATTGTCGGTTTCACAGGTTCCTTCATTTCCTTATTGATGTCCCGTTGGATGGCGAAGAAAATGATGAATGTGAAGGTCATCGATCCAGATGGTCCGATGAATTCACAAGAGCGTCAAATTGTTGAAATGGTTCACCGCATGTCCCGTGCTGCTGGCATCACAAAAATGCCGGAAGTTGGAATTTACTACTCCCCAGAGGTTAACGCATTTGCTACAGGTCCTTCCAAGAACCGTTCTTTAGTAGCTGTTTCTTCTGGTCTATTAGATGAAATGGACGAAGCCGCTGTTGAAGGTGTTATCGCCCATGAGGTTGCCCATATCGCCAATGGTGACATGGTAACCATGACATTACTACAAGGTGTTGTGAATACATTCGTTGTATTCTTGGCTCGTATCGCAGCTTTCATCGCGTCCCGTTTTGTAAAAGAAGAAATGGCACCGATTGTACATTTCATTGCCATCATCGTATTCCAAATCGCATTCTCGATTCTTGGAAGCATCGTCGTATTTGCCTTCTCCCGTTACCGTGAGTTCCACGCTGACCGTGGAGGCGCAGACCTTGCAGGTAAAGACAAAATGGTGCATGCATTGCGTTCTCTTCAGGCTTACACAAACCGTGTGACAGAAGAGAAAGATACTGCGATTGCATCTCTTAAAATTAACGGGAAGAGAAAGAGTTCTTTATTCTCTACTCACCCTGATTTAAATGAGCGTATCCGTCGTTTAGAAGCGAAATAAGCAATAAAAAGAGGCAGCCGGTTGGTTGCCTCTTTTTATTGCTTCCGTAAAGCCGTTGATCTCCGTTCCAGACGCTTCGCTTTCCATGGGCGGTCCGGGAGCCTCCTCAGGCTACGCC
This window of the Sutcliffiella horikoshii genome carries:
- a CDS encoding DUF1836 domain-containing protein translates to MGKEWTRMELAEFLAKMEQGTLSVEKRQDMPKSFQNISFKKEKEEVGLTMSNIVWLGNQLESAHYTEPALKNWVKREIKEYIGAPQVGRKYSVQQAALLFIVKDLKVLLDFEAIRKVLGSIFNNPVERADDIISPLKFYQGYACLYEQLMQKTDLLTESIIKQEIEQFLRAEDGFSVEDKGKIFDAMMVATLAVRTNFLKAWAQRYVMGENGKE
- the htpX gene encoding protease HtpX; its protein translation is MAKRIFFFILTNVLVLTTISIIFMVTGAGNYIEDGGINFGALLVFSAIVGFTGSFISLLMSRWMAKKMMNVKVIDPDGPMNSQERQIVEMVHRMSRAAGITKMPEVGIYYSPEVNAFATGPSKNRSLVAVSSGLLDEMDEAAVEGVIAHEVAHIANGDMVTMTLLQGVVNTFVVFLARIAAFIASRFVKEEMAPIVHFIAIIVFQIAFSILGSIVVFAFSRYREFHADRGGADLAGKDKMVHALRSLQAYTNRVTEEKDTAIASLKINGKRKSSLFSTHPDLNERIRRLEAK